Genomic segment of Terriglobales bacterium:
TTCGTCCGGCAGCACCGGTTCCAGTTCGCAGGTAGCCATTCCGTCGTACGCGACCAAGAAGCTCGACATCGACCAGATGACTGGATGGGATCACTGTGACTCCTGCGCAGGGATCAACGGTTCCGGTCCGTCCACGCCCTACTCGATGACTCAGTTCATCTCGAGCCCGTCGATCGACGGCAAGTCGGCCACGTTCTGGCTCGGCGGCACCACGCCGTACAGCAACGCTCTGTGGTGGAAGCAGCTCGGCGCTATCGATACGGCAAAGAACTTCGTCTACGACCTGAAGTTCTACATCCCGAACCCCAGCGCCGCGCAGGCACTTGAGTTCGATATGAACCAGTCCGTCGGCGGCTACAAGTACATCTTCGGCACCGAATGCGGCATTTTCTCCGGCAACGGATGGCGCATCTGGGACACCGCGAACGTCCGCTGGGTGAGCACCGGCAAAGCCTGCAACGTGAAGGCTGGCGCGTGGAACCACCTGACCTGGGAATTCCAGCGAGTGGGAACGCAGACTCGATTCATCGCGGTTACGCTCAACGGCAACCGCCAGGTCATTGACAAATACTTCTGGGCCCGGCCGGTCAGCGCTCGCGAGCTGAACGTCGCCTTCCAGATGGACGGCAACTATCAGCAGACCGACTACCAGGTCTGGCTCGACCAGGTAAACCTTTACGTTTGGTAGTTCCTCCTGACGGATGCGGGCGCTCTTGCTGAGAGCGCCCGCTCTGTTTCCTTCCAAGAAACGGCAGGCAGTCCACCGAATCCGAAACGAAAGCCAAGCAGGCGCCCTACTCAGGGCGCCTTTTCTTTTTCATCGTGTAAACTGATTGTTTATGCCAGTCATCATCGAAGTCGCAGAGGCCCGCAAGTCTTACCATGTCGGCAAAGTGGACGTGCCGGCGCTGCGCGGCGTCTCCTTCAATGTGGATCGTGGCGAGTTCGTATCCATTCTTGGCCCGTCCGGTAGCGGAAAATCAACGCTGTTCTACCTCCTCGGCGGACTCACGCGCGCAGATTCAGGCAAAGTCGTGATCGACGGCGACGACTTCACCCGGCTGTCCGACGCCGAGCGTACCCGGCTGCGCAAGACGAAGATCGGTTTCGTTTTCCAGAAGTTCAACCTGCTCCCGACCCTCGATGCCCGCACCAATATCGAGATCTCGATGAATATCGCGGGAAAGAACAGCTCCGACCGTGCGTACCTCGATCGCATCACAGATCTCCTTGGCATCAGCAAGCGGCTCATGCATCGTCCATCGGAACTTTCCGGTGGCGAACAGCAGCGTGTCGCGCTTGCCCGCGCACTCATCAACCAGCCGGCCATTATCCTTGCCGACGAGCCCACCGGAAATCTCGACACCAGGAACTCCGAGGCCGTCCTCGACCTGCTGCGGCAATCAAACAAGGAACTCGGGCAGACGATCCTGATGATCACGCACAATCCCGAAGCCGCCGAGTTCAGCGACCGCTCCATCCACATGCGCGATGGGCAGATCGTCGATCCGGCCCACGAGCCGCACTTGCATCCCAAGAAGTAAGCCTGGAATCCTGATCTTCCTTCTTTGGGAAAGTCGAAATGTCCCACCGGTCCTGAGATTCAAGCGTTAATTGTGCTTCCTTGCAAGTAATCTGCCAGCCACTTCACGTGGTATTTGAGGCCGCCAGTGGTATCTATGCCTTATCTGGGAGGACCACATGGCGGATAGAAACTTCGAGCTCGACGTCCGGCCAGGCGCTCAGGCCACCACAACTGTAATCGCAGTTTCCGGAAAGATCGTCATGGAGAATGTCCCCGAGTTCCGCCAGGCATGGCAGACTCTGCAAGGCGACAAGGTAATCTTCGATCTTTCTCGGGTCACCTACATGGATTCCTCCGGCATAGGCTCTCTCGTGAACGCCCACGTCGCCTGTGCCAATCGCGGCAGAAAGATGGCGATTGCCGGCGCCTCCGACCGGCTACAGCGACTGATGAGCCTCACGCAGGTGGACAAGGTCTTCCGCCTTTATCCGGACCTTACAGCCGCTGAATCGGGACTCCAGACCACCGCGCGAGGGGGCATCGCCTGACGTAGGTGGCCGCGGATCGTCTCTTCGAGCATGTACTTTCGTCTGCGTATTCAGCGGGTAATTGCACCTTGGGCACGGTAGAAATCCTCTGCTCCAGTGCTACGGTTGGCCTTCAAGGAGTGCTGAATGAACAAGGTCCCACCGAAGCCCGCGCGGGCGTCATATGTCTCGAAAGCGTCCGCGCCAAAAGCGAAAATTCTGTACTGTGAAGATGACAGCAGCGTTCTAAGTGCTCAGGCCAGGGCGTTTGAAAAGGCCGGATACGCCGTTGAACGCGTGGAGGGTCGCAAAGCTGCCGAGCAGGCGCTACACGCTGGCAGCTATGACGTTGTGGTCCTCGGCCATACGCTGACCAAGGACGACCGCCATCACCTGCCGTACATGGCGAAGAAGGGTAGTCGCGACACGCGTGTCCTCGTGCTGCACGCCAGCGGAAAACACCCGGCGGTCGATTGGGCGCTGGATTCCCGCGAAGGCGACGAAGCCGTCCTCACGGCGCTGGCTTCCTTGGCAGAATACCGGTTAGCCATAGCTGGTTAACTTCACGAACTTACGACCCATCCTCGCCTGCTCTCGGCGAGCGTGGCTCCAGACAGCGATAAAAAGGGTCGGGCACGCAGCCCGACCCGATATCAACCACGGTCCACCCGGTTACACATTCACCTCAGCGGTCTTCATCTCCATCGCCTCTTTCCGAAGATTTTCAAAGAGAATGCTCGATAGATAGCGTTCTCCGTAACTCGGGAGCACGACGACGATCAGTTTGCCGGCGTTCTCCGGGCGTTTCGCTACCTGCACCGCTGCCCAGACAGCTGCCCCCGACGAGATGCCGCACAGAATGCCCTCTTCCACCGGCATACGGCGAGCCATGGCAAGAGCGTCATCGTTTGAAACCGTGACGACATCGTCGATCAAATCGGTTTTGAGAATCTGCGGAATGAAGC
This window contains:
- a CDS encoding Ig-like domain-containing protein, encoding MKIAIRLATVLLALSAASFAGVTINSPANGATSNSPVHVSASATPNYSNTSIKAMQVYIDGGLVYSQPGSAVNAYFKMGQGWHSVTVKAWDSAGNSFMSSRSVQGSGSGIFLNSPAENTSASSVRVQGSSYSPYGIAAMAIYDNSNLVTKVGGSYLDTTVNLSSGSHYLMIQAWDNKGNIFFNPVKVYNGGSTSSSGSTGSSSQVAIPSYATKKLDIDQMTGWDHCDSCAGINGSGPSTPYSMTQFISSPSIDGKSATFWLGGTTPYSNALWWKQLGAIDTAKNFVYDLKFYIPNPSAAQALEFDMNQSVGGYKYIFGTECGIFSGNGWRIWDTANVRWVSTGKACNVKAGAWNHLTWEFQRVGTQTRFIAVTLNGNRQVIDKYFWARPVSARELNVAFQMDGNYQQTDYQVWLDQVNLYVW
- a CDS encoding ABC transporter ATP-binding protein, which produces MPVIIEVAEARKSYHVGKVDVPALRGVSFNVDRGEFVSILGPSGSGKSTLFYLLGGLTRADSGKVVIDGDDFTRLSDAERTRLRKTKIGFVFQKFNLLPTLDARTNIEISMNIAGKNSSDRAYLDRITDLLGISKRLMHRPSELSGGEQQRVALARALINQPAIILADEPTGNLDTRNSEAVLDLLRQSNKELGQTILMITHNPEAAEFSDRSIHMRDGQIVDPAHEPHLHPKK
- a CDS encoding STAS domain-containing protein, encoding MADRNFELDVRPGAQATTTVIAVSGKIVMENVPEFRQAWQTLQGDKVIFDLSRVTYMDSSGIGSLVNAHVACANRGRKMAIAGASDRLQRLMSLTQVDKVFRLYPDLTAAESGLQTTARGGIA